A window from Chryseobacterium vaccae encodes these proteins:
- a CDS encoding GNAT family N-acetyltransferase, whose product MNFSVQPVLENQEYQLIPLQQGDFESLYEVASDPKVWEQHPNKDRYKREVFESFFKGAMESKGAFKIVEKATGNILGSSRYYDFDENDSHIFIGYTFYGTQSWGKGINPQVKKLMLDYIFQFVDKVHFHIGKENFRSQTALERLGGEKIAEEEVAYFAEPTRTNFVYEIKKENWI is encoded by the coding sequence ATGAATTTTTCTGTACAGCCTGTATTGGAAAATCAGGAATACCAATTAATCCCCTTACAGCAAGGGGATTTTGAGTCTTTATATGAAGTGGCTTCCGATCCGAAAGTATGGGAACAGCATCCCAATAAAGACCGCTACAAAAGAGAAGTCTTTGAAAGTTTTTTCAAAGGAGCAATGGAAAGTAAAGGAGCTTTTAAAATTGTTGAAAAAGCTACCGGAAATATATTGGGAAGCAGCCGGTACTACGATTTTGATGAAAATGACAGTCATATTTTCATCGGCTACACTTTCTACGGAACACAATCGTGGGGGAAAGGAATCAATCCTCAGGTAAAAAAGCTGATGCTGGATTATATCTTTCAGTTTGTAGATAAAGTACATTTCCATATCGGAAAAGAAAACTTCCGTTCACAGACGGCTTTAGAAAGACTTGGAGGAGAAAAAATTGCTGAAGAAGAAGTGGCCTATTTTGCCGAACCCACCAGAACCAATTTTGTATATGAAATAAAAAAAGAAAACTGGATATGA
- a CDS encoding DUF2911 domain-containing protein: MKKLLAALCISVSTFSFAQDYSVPAASPRQKVEQQFSMSKISIDYGRPGVKGRKIFGELVPYGQVWRAGANSSTKITFGQSVNFGGKMVPAGTYGLFIVPTEKEWKVILNKDFQQWGAYTYDPKQDVVDVTVPVNKLADKQEWFEITLNPTDENSGNLVIKWDMAQAEVALKPAKPDAVIKISDKLKEIKKIESDAAKTKS; this comes from the coding sequence GTGAAAAAATTATTAGCAGCACTTTGCATATCAGTTTCAACATTCAGTTTTGCGCAGGATTATTCTGTGCCGGCAGCCAGCCCGCGCCAGAAAGTAGAACAGCAGTTTTCAATGTCTAAGATCTCTATCGATTACGGAAGACCGGGAGTGAAAGGGCGTAAGATATTCGGAGAACTTGTTCCTTACGGACAGGTTTGGAGAGCGGGAGCCAACTCTTCTACGAAAATTACATTCGGACAATCCGTTAACTTTGGAGGAAAAATGGTTCCTGCAGGAACATATGGTCTTTTCATTGTTCCTACTGAAAAAGAATGGAAAGTTATTTTAAATAAAGATTTCCAGCAGTGGGGAGCTTATACCTACGACCCTAAGCAGGATGTGGTAGATGTTACTGTACCGGTAAATAAATTGGCAGACAAGCAGGAATGGTTTGAAATTACCCTGAATCCTACCGATGAAAACTCAGGAAACTTAGTGATTAAATGGGATATGGCTCAGGCAGAGGTTGCTTTAAAACCAGCAAAACCAGATGCTGTGATCAAAATTTCAGATAAGCTGAAAGAAATTAAGAAAATTGAGTCTGACGCTGCAAAAACAAAAAGCTAA
- a CDS encoding DinB family protein, with the protein MKISSDQLILDLQNTVRNAIQTTENIKNKSENDLNFRTSENSWSVLECLEHLNRYGSFYIPEITRRISASKTSAQPVFTSGILGNYFANSMLPKEKLNTMKTLKSMNPIHSQLNKNTVDEFIRQQYQLLDLLEKAKNIDLNRTKTSISISKWIKLKLGDTFRFVINHNLRHLVQAENVLKNI; encoded by the coding sequence ATGAAAATTTCTTCAGACCAGCTGATCCTCGATCTTCAAAATACCGTCCGAAATGCCATTCAGACTACAGAAAACATAAAAAATAAATCTGAAAATGATCTAAATTTCAGAACTTCTGAAAACAGCTGGAGCGTTCTGGAATGTCTGGAACATCTCAACCGTTACGGCAGCTTTTATATTCCTGAGATTACCCGCCGGATCTCAGCCTCAAAAACTTCTGCTCAGCCTGTATTTACTTCCGGAATTTTAGGAAACTATTTTGCCAACAGCATGCTTCCCAAAGAAAAATTAAATACCATGAAAACTTTAAAAAGTATGAATCCTATCCACAGTCAGTTGAACAAAAATACAGTGGATGAATTTATCAGACAGCAGTATCAGTTGCTGGACCTTTTGGAAAAAGCAAAAAATATCGACCTGAACAGAACCAAAACAAGCATAAGTATTTCGAAATGGATCAAATTGAAATTAGGCGATACGTTCAGGTTTGTCATCAATCATAATCTAAGACATCTTGTACAGGCGGAAAACGTTCTGAAGAATATCTGA
- a CDS encoding methylated-DNA--[protein]-cysteine S-methyltransferase translates to MEIIYRKIIQTPLGEMAACAVDQGVCLLEFTDRKNIEKQFTSLSTILKAEIKEGDHSHFQQLEQELKEYFDGKRNYFEVPLYTTGTAFQEKVWQLLREIPMGEIRTYKQQSEFLGNPKAIRAVGTANGINKIAILIPCHRVIGSNGELVGYAGGIWRKQKLLELEKAILF, encoded by the coding sequence ATGGAAATCATCTACCGAAAAATCATACAGACCCCATTGGGCGAAATGGCAGCCTGTGCCGTAGATCAGGGAGTCTGCCTGCTTGAATTCACCGACCGGAAAAATATTGAGAAACAGTTTACGTCTTTATCAACAATTTTAAAAGCTGAAATTAAAGAAGGAGACCATTCTCATTTTCAACAGTTGGAACAGGAACTGAAAGAATACTTTGACGGAAAAAGAAATTACTTTGAAGTACCTCTTTATACTACCGGGACAGCGTTTCAGGAAAAAGTATGGCAGCTGCTCCGCGAGATCCCGATGGGAGAGATCAGAACCTATAAGCAACAGTCTGAATTTTTAGGAAATCCTAAGGCTATCCGGGCTGTAGGAACCGCCAACGGAATCAATAAAATCGCTATTCTGATCCCTTGCCACCGCGTTATTGGTTCAAACGGTGAGCTGGTGGGCTATGCCGGAGGAATCTGGAGAAAACAAAAATTATTGGAGCTAGAAAAGGCTATTTTGTTTTGA
- a CDS encoding PEGA domain-containing protein, which yields MKIKLSVIALVGISLSSTSCATIFTGTQDKITFNSTPEGAKVFHKGIEKCTTPCTVKIERALSKQTVTFEKEGFENQEVKLVKNFNAVTLLNIILGGAIGVGIDAATGSLTKYSPKQYDVELKANQQ from the coding sequence ATGAAAATCAAATTATCAGTTATCGCCCTGGTAGGGATTTCGCTTTCTTCCACTTCATGTGCAACAATTTTTACGGGAACCCAGGATAAAATAACATTTAATTCTACTCCTGAAGGAGCAAAAGTATTCCATAAAGGAATTGAAAAATGTACCACTCCGTGTACTGTTAAAATCGAGAGAGCGTTAAGCAAGCAAACCGTTACATTTGAAAAGGAAGGCTTTGAGAACCAAGAGGTAAAACTGGTAAAGAATTTTAATGCCGTTACCCTTCTGAATATCATTCTTGGTGGTGCCATCGGTGTTGGAATTGATGCGGCCACAGGTTCTCTGACCAAGTATTCTCCAAAGCAATATGATGTTGAACTGAAAGCAAACCAGCAGTAG
- a CDS encoding dienelactone hydrolase family protein, with amino-acid sequence MSIKTIHGSLTKTRFSLRSALATTMIVASGTLFGQNLKPVSYQDGGQKLNGMITSNAGKKLPGVLILPAWKGIDQEAKTAAAELEKQGYIAFIADIYGEGNIPADNESAAKTSGYYKKNYDAYQKRISLALEQLKKNGAIPAKIAVIGYCFGGTGALESARGSLPVAGAVSIHGSLGKDQTRKNGPIGAKILVENPADDKGVTPEDYNNLIKEMNEGNADWQIITYAHSKHTFTDPKSPDYNEVMAKRAWNHTLMFLKEILK; translated from the coding sequence ATGAGTATAAAAACAATACATGGGAGTCTTACCAAAACTAGATTTTCCCTACGCTCAGCTTTAGCCACTACAATGATAGTAGCTTCAGGAACCCTTTTCGGCCAAAACCTTAAACCTGTATCTTATCAGGACGGCGGCCAAAAGCTTAATGGAATGATCACTTCCAATGCCGGAAAAAAACTGCCCGGCGTATTGATTCTCCCTGCCTGGAAAGGTATTGATCAGGAAGCAAAAACGGCTGCTGCTGAACTTGAAAAGCAAGGCTATATTGCTTTTATTGCTGATATTTACGGAGAGGGAAACATTCCGGCTGATAATGAAAGTGCAGCCAAGACATCCGGATATTATAAGAAAAATTACGATGCTTATCAGAAAAGAATTTCTCTGGCACTGGAGCAGCTTAAGAAAAATGGAGCTATTCCTGCAAAAATTGCTGTGATTGGCTATTGTTTCGGAGGAACGGGAGCTCTGGAATCTGCGCGGGGAAGCCTTCCTGTTGCAGGTGCTGTTTCCATCCATGGAAGTCTGGGTAAGGATCAGACGAGAAAAAATGGCCCCATCGGTGCTAAGATTCTTGTTGAAAACCCGGCTGATGATAAAGGGGTAACACCTGAAGATTACAATAACCTCATTAAAGAAATGAATGAGGGGAATGCCGACTGGCAGATCATCACATATGCCCACTCAAAGCATACTTTTACAGATCCAAAATCACCGGATTATAATGAAGTTATGGCCAAAAGAGCCTGGAATCATACGCTGATGTTTCTGAAGGAGATTCTGAAATAA
- a CDS encoding cupin domain-containing protein: MKKYKIQKSPFVVPTTDGKLIEEHWGNSTGNSGVSIAHMVAPPDWSEPHQTPEFDEFTYIISGKKQFEIDGEIVVLEKGQSILVEKGARVRYSNPFSEACEYLAVCLPAFSIELVNREEI, from the coding sequence ATGAAAAAATATAAAATCCAAAAATCTCCGTTTGTGGTTCCTACTACAGACGGAAAATTAATTGAAGAACACTGGGGAAACTCAACCGGAAACAGCGGAGTTTCTATTGCTCACATGGTAGCTCCTCCGGATTGGAGCGAGCCCCATCAAACCCCTGAGTTTGATGAATTCACTTACATTATTTCCGGAAAAAAACAGTTTGAAATAGATGGTGAAATTGTTGTTCTTGAAAAAGGACAAAGTATTTTAGTGGAAAAAGGAGCAAGAGTACGCTACAGCAACCCGTTTTCTGAAGCCTGCGAATACCTTGCAGTTTGCCTTCCTGCTTTTTCTATAGAGCTGGTCAACAGAGAAGAGATTTAA